The Dromaius novaehollandiae isolate bDroNov1 chromosome 27, bDroNov1.hap1, whole genome shotgun sequence genome contains the following window.
AGGCTGGaaaaatccccccctccccctgacagCAGCCCCCCGAGAAACCCCCTTCCACCCACGGCGCCATGAATGATTGATGGGGAACAGGATCCGCCATTGTGCGGGCAGGTGGatgcagggcaggagggagcccggccccgggctggcgcGAGCGGAGGTAATTAAATCTGGGCCCTGGCGAGCGGGGAAAGAGGATCCGGCCGCGGCGGGCCGAGGGCCAGCTCTGCCATGAATTATTGCTGGGGACATTTGCGTGGGGTGttcgcggcccccccgggggaaGCCTCATCAGTATTGAGTGCGACGCCAGGCCTGAGCCACTGAGCaggcccaggggcctggtggtcTCCATCCCGTTGCCACGGTAACGGGGCATGTTGTCATGGTAACGCAGGCCCCAAGGCAGCGCTAGGCCCAGCCCTCGTGCCCCGGGTGTCCATCCCGCCGCTCCCCGGTCAGGCCGCGGGGTGAGGACCCCCTCCCGgcctcgcctcccccccccccatccccgccGCCATCACGGGACTCCCGCAGCTGGCGCCCCCCCCTTcgtccctctctcttcctccgcGCCCGCAGAGGGCGGCCGCGCGCGCGGCCAGCGAGGCGCGCCGCCGGGCTAGAGCGTCTCCCCGCGGCGCGAGGCTCCCCCGCGGTTGGCCCAATCACCGCGGCCGGTGgggcggggagagagagggagagacggCGACGCTGGCCAATCAGAATACGAGAGCGCGTAGCCCCGCCCTCTCGGAGGAGCTCTCctccgcggggcggggcgccgcgggccggaAGCAGCTCGTTCCCTTAGCGTCGCTTccggtgctgccgccgccgccgccgcccgtgcGCGGGATGTAGCGGCCGGTGAGTgcgcgcccggcgcggggaggctccgccggcagcggcgccgcggcggccccggggctttGAGCGGGGTGTCCaggcctgccgctgccccgctGCGGCTCCGCCTGCGGTcgtggcggcggccccgggccaggcgcggcgcccggcccggcccgggggggaggtcggtgccgccgccgggagcgcccgggtgggggtggggggggttcccggtccccgtccccgtcccggtCCCCGTCGGTCGCGGGCGGTTTGTGGGCGTGGGGAGCCGCGCTGAGGGCCCGCGCCCGGTaacgggggggggtggggggggctgccggggccggtggcggtgactctgctcttcctcccccggcagcgcggcggcacACGGACGCGGAGGGGACCTGCACCGGCAGCCGCGGCGTCGCCCCAGCCCTCGGCCACCAGGAgcttcccgccgccgcccctaTGGCGTCCCGcaaagccgccgccgccgggcagggcAACGGGCTGGCGGCTGCCGCCGGCCGGGAGCGAGCCCACCTGGAGCTGGCCGAGCTGGGGCCGCtcctggaggagaagggggaCCAGGGAGCCGCCGGCTCGGCCAGCGTAAGCCCCCAGCGCCCCTCAACCCCTCCCGCTCCGCTAGTGTCTCGCCCCGTTGCTCGGCCCAAAGCTGGCGAGCGGCCTCGGTGGGGCCGGATCCGCTCCTCCTTGCCCAGACTCCGCAACGCTGTCCTTGAGGATTAACCTAGAAATTTGCCCCTTATCCCATTAGCAGCTTGGAGGGCGCAGGCTGGAAACGGAGTGTGTTTTTCAAAGCCCTGAATCTAGTAGTTGCTTTGAGTCGGCGCAGAAAGGGCGTGAGGTGTTCGTCACCCAAAAAGCTGACGAGTTGCCCGCGCTGGGCTCAAAGCTGTCCAAGCATCCGGCCCGAAAACTTCTCTTATTGTGCAGGCATAGACTTTGTGCAGAGGTGTCAGCCAAGATGTGCTGTCTTTGCATGCCAGCACGGCTGCTTGGAGCGAGCGGGGTGTTCTTAGTCATTCAGCTGCTTTGTGGCCCTTAGGGCTAGAAATCACCACCTCAGACCTGCtagtggaaaaagaggagagaggaaattGAGGCCGGACGAGCAGATTGTTCGCCGCAGTTGCGGAAGAGCACTGGGAAGGATGATCGCCCAGACAGACAGTCGGATTTCCTGGGCCAGTCGGCCTGGCTGGACCGAGTGGCCGTTTCAGCCTGCAGGCATGGTTGTAAGGATGAAAATCCTCCCCTGTAATCCTGCCTTTAAACAAGAATAAATCTGGGATTAGCCTGCCTGGGATGGTTAAGACAGTAACACGTTGCGTAAGCAGTGGTGACCGGTGGGTCCTGTCCCTCCCCTCAGGGAGGGATGAAGCCCCCAGGTGCTCTTAGGAAGGACTTGTTCTCCGGTGCTCCCGTTCCTCCAGTGAGCCGGAATGATTTCCTCCTGGTGTTTCTCCCTCTAGACTGAAGACCCGCCATGCCAAGCGACccgcgaggaagaggaggaggtggtcCGTGTGCTGACTCTGCCCCTGCAGGCTCACCACGCGATGGAGAAGATGGAAGAGTTTGTATATAAGGTACAGGAGTTTGTAGTCATCCCTGGACCCCGATTTTGGAGATAAGAGGAGCCCAAACGCCCCAGTGTGGGGCTGGGCCGCGCAGCCGGGTGGCTCTGCCCACGGCCTGCTCCGGCTCCGCTCACCGCCTGGGCCTGCACCCAGCAGCGTCTCTGGGGAGAGATGGGGGAAGTGGATGGCGGCAGCTGGGAAGCGTCGGCGCTCCCGATCAGCGGCTGGAGGTTGTGCCCAGCCTCAGGAGCGGTTTGGAGAGCCTCTGCGTGCATCCAGGCAGGGAAGgggagcgtgaagccctgctgcTGGTTTTGCCTGGTGCCTTCGCTCTGACCCCCTGCACTCTCAGCCTCCTGTTTTGGGTGAGTGGTGACATAAGGCTGAGGTCCAGGCAGTTCTGTCACAAGGCTGAGATCCCTTTTCCCTGACCAAACTCGAAGGGAGCTCCCCGctgcagagagcagagaggtTGCTCATGGTGCTGACGGGTTAAATGAGAGGGTGCGGATCGTCTCCAGCTCCCCGAGGTGGGATGTGGCAAGTTCTCTGCAGGATGTGGGTGGTTTAAGGGGTCCCACAGGGTGTCTGATGTTGCAAAAGTTGAACTTCCTCTTCCAGGGGAGAGTGACGGGGCCTTTTCAGCCTTGGTTGTAGGGAAGAGTCTTGGTGGTTTTGTTCTGTGTGTGACTTTAAGCTCCCTGGGGCGAGTAAACCCGAGCTTCTGGGCTGCCTTGATGCTTTGGCAAGTGCCAGCCCCAGCGGCCACCAGCACGGGTTGGTGTGTTGCAGGTGTGGGAAGGGCGCTGGCGTGTGATCCCCTACGACGTGCTGCCTGACTGGCTGAAGGATAACGATTACCTCCTGCATGGACACAGACCTCCGATGCCGTCCTTCCGAGCCTGCTTCAAGAGCATCTTCCGAATACACACTGAGACGGGCAACATCTGGACGCACTTGCTAGGTGCCTGAGGCGGGGTCGGTAGCCGTGGGGCTGAGCGGCGCTGCCGTGGGGCGGAAGATGTGCTTTGCCCTGGATGCACGCAGCAAAGGGAGGCCTTTCACGCTGGGTTTGCTTCTAGGCCGGCTTGCTTAAGAATTGGGACTTGCTTGGTCTTCTGGTCCACCCCTCGCTGCCTCCAAACGAGCCTtttggcagaggagcaggggacaCGGCTTGTGGTTGCTTTGCTCGCGGGTTCCTGGGCTGGCATCGCGGCTGCGTCGCTCCATGCTTCGCTTCCGATGCAGGGTGGAGCTCCCAAAGCAAAACTCGTGTGGTCGTGAAGCACCCAGGCTTAGTGGGGTTGGTGTGTCGCACCAGAGAGGGAATTCCCGCTTTACCCTGCCTCAAGGCCTCCTTGGTTGCTATTTTAGGCCTCCTGAGGCCTCTTTCAGGACCGGTTGTGcccacctggtcctgctcacaaGCAGCTCAGTCATGAGATGCCTGAGAGTGAGAACCCCCAGGCCTCATCTTGCCCAAGGACTGTATTTAAAGGAGTCCTGACAGACTCGGAATAGGTTCTTTCAGGGCCAATTCCACTTCCTCTGAATCAGCTTGGATCCAGCAGCACTGGAAAAGCAGTTTGATTCCTTGTGGCTGTGGTTGCTACAAGCACCTGGGGCGTTGGGTGAAGGGACTGTGTGGGGAGAAGAGGGCACTTCCTCACAGCAGCGTTGCAGGGCCCGAGGTCTGAGCTTGGCAACGGTTTGTGGCTTTGCCCGCGCTCCCCAAGAGCTGACGGATGGGTTGGGGAGGATCAGGATCTGCTGGTTTCTGACAGGCTGCCGGGACGCCTGGTCAGACACGTGCCTGCCTGGTTCTCTGCAGAGAGCCCCGACCTGAGCTGAGGACCGGGAGGACCCTCTCCCGGAGGGGCAGCACGGAGAGCCGAGGCTTTAGGGGCTGGCTAGGGCGAGACCAGGCTGCGCTGTGGCCATTCTGCCAGCGCTGCTTGCTGGATCTGCCAGCACAGGTCAAGTGAGCCGTTTCTATCTagggaaggaaaaatatatgtttGGTGTAACAAAGTACCTCATAACACTTTCCTCTGAAGCTCAGGGATGGGCTAATGGCCCTTAAAATAACCCCAAGTCTCATCGTGCCTCTGACCCTGCCATGCCATGAGGTTCCTCTTGCCTCTGCGTTGGGCCACCCTGGTTCTGCCTCGTCTTACTGACTGCCGGCTTGGTGTGCTGTCCACAGGTTTCGTGTTGTTCCTCTGCTTGGGGATCCTGACCATGCTGCGGCCCAACATGTATTTCATGGCTCCCCTCCAGGAGAAGGTGGTGTTTGGGATGTTCTTCCTCGGAGCAGTGCTGTGCCTCAGCTTCTCCTGGCTTTTCCACACTGTCTACTGTCACTCGGAGAAGGTCTCGCGGACTTTTTCAAAGTGAGTCAGCAAAAGTGTGGTGGAGTGGTCTCGTAGGCGGTTTTGACTTCTCACAGCATTTCCTCTTGGAAAATGCTGCACTGCTGAGTCCCACATGTCTTATACTTGGGGGAAGGGAGAGT
Protein-coding sequences here:
- the ADIPOR1 gene encoding adiponectin receptor protein 1, which produces MASRKAAAAGQGNGLAAAAGRERAHLELAELGPLLEEKGDQGAAGSASTEDPPCQATREEEEEVVRVLTLPLQAHHAMEKMEEFVYKVWEGRWRVIPYDVLPDWLKDNDYLLHGHRPPMPSFRACFKSIFRIHTETGNIWTHLLGFVLFLCLGILTMLRPNMYFMAPLQEKVVFGMFFLGAVLCLSFSWLFHTVYCHSEKVSRTFSKLDYSGIALLIMGSFVPWLYYSFYCSPQPRLIYLSIVCVLGISAIIVAQWDRFATPKHRQTRAGVFLGLGLSGVVPTMHFTIAEGFVKATTVGQMGWFFLMAVMYITGAGLYAARIPERFFPGKFDIWFQSHQIFHVLVVAAAFVHFYGVSNLQEFRYGLEGGCTDDSLL